The DNA segment AGATGGCGATTTTATTCTCCGTCACAGCGTGGGTCATATTCCTGAGAAGCACGAGATCGACGTTCCAATCGTCTACGCCGACTATTACTTCCTTGAGGCGCTGCTTCGCTACCGCGACCGAGTCACGGCACGATGATTCTTATTCGACCGTGAGCAGGCGATCGGGAGATGCGCTGTGAAACTCGCCGGGAATCTTCTGGCCTGAACTGAGGTAACGAATCGGCAGCTGCGAACCGAAGGCGAAGTTCCACAATTTCATCCGCCGTGGCTCTTCATCGAGATGGGTGAGGATGAGATCGTGAGGTTGCAATGGCGCAAATGCTTCACACTGGGCCAGCAACGTCGCAGGCTCGTAAGCTGCATTGAGGACCAGATGCACGTGCGGGTCTGGAAGCGCTGCAATTTGTTCGCGCGCGTGATGGATCGACTGCGGCTCACGGGCGTCCACTCCGGGCAAATCGATGAACAGCATTTCCGCGCGATTTGCGGGCGCCTTCCAAAAGCGTTCGACCGGCACGCCGAGCATCTCGCAATGAATGGTCAGATAATCCGCCGTATTCGCGCTTGCCCCATCGAGTCGAAACACGCGGGCAACGCGTTCCTCCATGAGCGTCGCGAGCGTCAGCCATTTGCACAGCGCAGTGGTTTTGCCCGAGCCGGCAGGCCCGATGAACACGTGCGGTCGCGCCATCAGACTTGCAGCCATTGACGGCACAGGACGCCAGAAATCGCAGAGTCCTTTTGTGACCGCCTGCCATTCCGCTTCGAGAGGCTGCGGAGCTTGGGTGCCAACGATTGAACAAACGTGCGACTGCAAGCGGTCGGCAAAGGCGGGCATCAACCCGTGCGCTTCCAGCCAAGCCACCGTTTGCCACCGCTGGGAGGAACCCTTGCGGCGGGGCTGCGATTCGCTGGCAGGCAACTGCGTTGGGAACGCAGTAGGATGTGTCGAGGGATCGGGCACGCCGGCCAGGACCTCGATGCGTGTCTGGCCGGGAAGAAGGCGGGCGAGGCCCTGGGCTGGAACTGGGCGGACGCTCAGGACGACGGCGTCGGGCCCGAGTTGTTTATGAATCTGGTCCAGCGCAGCGGCCGCGGTGGGCGCGATGAATTGAAGGACTTCCATTCAGAAGCTCCGTCAGGCTTCGACGTGCGGAATCGTTGCGGCACTCTGGACTTGCACACGATTTGGGATTTCCGAGTACGAGAGCACGGCCAGGTCCGCGAAGGTGGCCTCGAAGAATCGGCGGAACGCGAGGCGCAGTTGGGGCGCGCACAACACCACCGGTTGCTGGCCTGTTGAAAGCATTTGCTGAACGAACTTGGAAAGGGTGTCCATCACGTGCCGCGCGACGCGGGGTTCAATGACCAGGCCGACCTCCGTGGCGGTTTGGCGGACGCCTTGTGACAGTTGTTGTTCCAGGCGGGGATCAATCGTGATTGCCCGCAGTGATCCATTTTCGGATTGGAAAGGTTTTGTGATTTGCGGGCCGAGCACGCGGCGGGCGTGTTCGGAGAGTTCGTCTGGATTCTTGGTTGCCGCGGCGTAATCGCTGACCTTTTCCAGAATGCCCGCGAGATTGCGAATGGATATTCCCTCGGCCAGCAAGTTCTGCAGGATGCGTTGCACGTGGCCGACGGTGAGTTGTCCAGGAACCAGTTCGTTCACGACCGCAGGGTGGGTTTGCTTGAGATTGTCGAGCAGCGCCTGCACATCCTGCCGCGTGAGAATCTCATGACTGTGACGGCGGACGGTTTCGGACAAATGCGTCACCATCACGGAAGCCGCGTCCACGACGGTGTAGCCGGCGGTTTCAGCGGTCTTGCGCTCCACATCGGTAATCCAGGTCGCCGGCAGCTGGAACACAGGTTCAACCGTGGGAATGCCTTTAAGCGTGGTCCGGCTGTTCGTGGCATTCATCGCGAGCCAGTGGCCCGGCATCAACTGTCCCTGCGCGATGGCGTTTCCCTTCAGCAGAAACCGATATTCGTTCGTGCCGAGTTGCAGGTTGTCGCGCAGCCGAATGGGTGGAATCAACATGCCCATTTCGCTTGCGAACGTTTTGCGAATTCCAGTGACGCGCTCGAGCAGGTCGCCGCCTTTGCGGGTATCGGCCAGCGACACCAGGCCGTAACCCAGTTCGATTTGCAGCGTGTCGAGGCTGAGCAGGTTCTCGAGCGGCTCATTGACCTTGGCCTCGGCGGATGTTGCCGATCCGGCGGGTGCCTTTGCGCCCGCAACAGTGGCAGCGGCGGCGGCCTTCGGCGAGGACGCGTTGGCTGTT comes from the Verrucomicrobiia bacterium genome and includes:
- the flhA gene encoding flagellar biosynthesis protein FlhA, encoding MGALSDRLRKLIPYGDLWLVVAVFGTVLLLILPVSPILLDLLLAISIALSLLTLLVILYLRTPAEFTGFPTLLLFITLYRLALNVASTRLILLDGYAGHLIEAFGSFVVRGNYVVGMVVFLILVLINFIVITKGAGRIAEVAARFTLDAMPGKQMAIDAELNAGLINETEARNRRKAVEEEADFYGAMDGASKFVRGDAIAAILITLINIVGGFAIGIMQKGMTVMESLERFTILSIGDGLISQIPALITSIAAGVLVTRATSKNDLGRELGRQLLVYPRALMILAGMLLVLAIVPGLPMLPFLTLAVVVGVLAYTVKRSGGLEMGTANASSPKAAAAATVAGAKAPAGSATSAEAKVNEPLENLLSLDTLQIELGYGLVSLADTRKGGDLLERVTGIRKTFASEMGMLIPPIRLRDNLQLGTNEYRFLLKGNAIAQGQLMPGHWLAMNATNSRTTLKGIPTVEPVFQLPATWITDVERKTAETAGYTVVDAASVMVTHLSETVRRHSHEILTRQDVQALLDNLKQTHPAVVNELVPGQLTVGHVQRILQNLLAEGISIRNLAGILEKVSDYAAATKNPDELSEHARRVLGPQITKPFQSENGSLRAITIDPRLEQQLSQGVRQTATEVGLVIEPRVARHVMDTLSKFVQQMLSTGQQPVVLCAPQLRLAFRRFFEATFADLAVLSYSEIPNRVQVQSAATIPHVEA